One segment of Brassica napus cultivar Da-Ae chromosome C3, Da-Ae, whole genome shotgun sequence DNA contains the following:
- the LOC106389756 gene encoding probable LRR receptor-like serine/threonine-protein kinase At1g51880 isoform X3 translates to MIHVLTQNRLQVCLVKTGETTPFINSLEIRPLHNGTYVTQSGSLILVSRVYFSPTPLFVRYDDDIHDRTWLPYSDDQKVSIRTDLFVNTSNFYDVPEVVAKTAAVPKNASQPLTLNWTLSEITAQTYIYMHFAEIHNLEANDIREFNITYNGGKNWFPYYRPRKLQMRTLYNPRALNSPDGKFNFSFVMTGNSTLPPLINALEIYNVLNFLQLDTSQDEVSAMVNIKQSYELKEKVSWQGDPCAPQFLHWEGLKCSYPKADSPMIISLNLTDSKLTGRITPEFAKLTQLIELDLSKNDLSGDIPAFFADMKLLKLINLSGNPNLNSTIPDSLQQRLHRNSLTLILSETYRKESKKVPVVAIAMSVAGVFALLVILAIIFVVRRRKKKCTIFDFSHTHVFFFILVSSFHIFLYGVTARGPISVNASGVKSKDLKITYHEVLKITKNFERVLGKGGFGTVYYGNLDDTQVAVKMLSHSSAQGYKEFKAEVDLLSRVHHRHLVGLVGYCDDGDNLALIYEYMANGDLSENMSGKRGGNVLTWENRMQIAVEAAQGLEYLHNGCQPPMVHRDVKTTNILLNERYGAKLADFGLTRSFPIDGDCQISTAVAGTPGYLDPEYNKTNSLSEKSDVYSFGVVLLQIITNQPVIDKTRERTHIIEWAVLMLTKGDLRNIIDPKLMGDYDTNGAWKMVELALACVNPSSDRRPTMAHVVMELNECMALENARKQGSEEMSSRGYVNFSLSSASEFIPRAR, encoded by the exons attaacTCTTTGGAAATCCGTCCCTTACACAATGGAACTTATGTCACGCAAAGTGGATCGTTGATCTTGGTCTCAAGAGTTTACTTTTCACCCACACCATTATTTGTCAG GTATGATGACGACATCCACGACCGAACCTGGCTTCCATACTCAGACGACCAAAAGGTATCTATAAGGACGGACCTTTTTGTCAATACAAGTAACTTCTACGATGTGCCAGAAGTTGTGGCGAAGACAGCTGCTGTCCCTAAAAATGCTAGTCAGCCTCTAACCTTAAATTGGACTCTCAGCGAGATCACTGCAcagacatatatatacatgcatttCGCAGAAATACATAATCTTGAAGCTAATGATATCAGAGAGTTCAACATTACTTATAATGGTGGCAAAAATTGGTTCCCCTATTATAGGCCTCGGAAACTCCAAATGAGAACATTGTATAACCCAAGAGCTTTGAATTCTCCAGATGGGAAATTCAATTTCTCTTTTGTAATGACTGGGAACTCAACTCTTCCTCCTCTTATCAACGCCCTCGAGATTTACAACGTCTTAAACTTTCTACAGCTCGACACGAGCCAAGATGAAG TTTCTGCTATGGTTAACATCAAGCAAAGTTACGAGTTGAAGGAAAAGGTTAGCTGGCAGGGAGATCCATGTGCTCCTCAGTTTTTACACTGGGAAGGTTTAAAGTGCAGTTATCCAAAAGCTGATTCACCAATGATCATATCCTT GAACTTGACAGACAGCAAATTGACTGGTCGCATAACACCTGAATTTGCCAAGCTAACACAGTTGATAGAGCT AGATTTATCAAAGAATGATTTGTCAGGAGATATTCCAGCGTTTTTTGCTGATATGAAGTTGTTGAAACTCAT AAACTTAAGTGGAAATCCAAATCTCAATAGCACAATTCCAGATTCTCTTCAACAAAGGTTACACAGAAATTCTTTAACACTAAT TTTGAGTGAAACTTACAGAAAAGAGAGTAAAAAGGTTCCAGTGGTTGCTATCGCAATGTCAGTGGCCGGAGTGTTTGCTTTGCTAGTCATCTTGGCCATCATTTTCGTtgttagaagaagaaaaaagaaatgtaCGATTTTTGATTTTAGTCACACTcacgtatttttttttattttagtttcttcATTTCACATATTTTTATACGGTGTTACAGCTCGAGGACCCATATCAGTCAATGCCAGTGGAGTTAAAAGTAAGGACCTCAAGATCACATATCACGAGGTGctgaaaataactaaaaacttTGAGAGAGTTCTTGGCAAAGGAGGCTTTGGTACAGTATATTATGGAAACTTGGATGATACTCAAGTAGCTGTTAAAATGCTCTCTCATTCATCAGCTCAAGGGTACAAGGAGTTCAAAGCAGAG GTTGACCTTCTTTCAAGAGTTCATCACAGACATTTGGTGGGACttgttggatactgtgatgatGGAGATAACTTGGCTTTGATCTATGAATACATGGCAAATGGAGACCTGAGTGAGAACATGTCGG GAAAACGCGGGGGCAACGTCCTAACCTGGGAAAACAGGATGCAAATTGCCGTAGAGGCAGCACAAG GGTTAGAGTATCTTCACAATGGATGTCAGCCTCCTATGGTCCATAGAGATGTGAAAACTACCAACATTTTATTGAATGAGCGATATGGAGCTAAATTAGCTGACTTTGGGCTCACTAGATCTTTTCCAATCGATGGCGATTGCCAAATATCGACTGCAGTTGCGGGCACACCTGGTTACCTGGACCCCGA gtacaacaaaacaaactcgcTGAGTGAGAAGAGCGACGTATACAGCTTTGGTGTAGTGCTGTTACAAATCATCACAAACCAACCTGTTATAGATAAAACCCGGGAGAGAACCCACATCATTGAATGGGCTGTGTTAATGCTCACTAAAGGAGACCTCAGGAACATCATCGACCCCAAACTGATGGGGGACTATGACACAAACGGTGCGTGGAAGATGGTAGAGCTGGCTCTGGCTTGTGTGAACCCGTCTTCCGACCGGAGACCAACAATGGCACACGTTGTGATGGAGCTAAACGAGTGTATGGCCTTGGAAAATGCAAGGAAACAAGGTAGCGAAGAGATGTCCTCGAGAGGTTATGTCAACTTCAGTCTCTCCTCTGCTTCTGAGTTTATCCCTAGAGCCAGATAA
- the LOC106389756 gene encoding probable LRR receptor-like serine/threonine-protein kinase At1g51880 isoform X4 yields MHFAEIHNLEANDIREFNITYNGGKNWFPYYRPRKLQMRTLYNPRALNSPDGKFNFSFVMTGNSTLPPLINALEIYNVLNFLQLDTSQDEVSAMVNIKQSYELKEKVSWQGDPCAPQFLHWEGLKCSYPKADSPMIISLNLTDSKLTGRITPEFAKLTQLIELDLSKNDLSGDIPAFFADMKLLKLINLSGNPNLNSTIPDSLQQRLHRNSLTLILSETYRKESKKVPVVAIAMSVAGVFALLVILAIIFVVRRRKKKCTIFDFSHTHVFFFILVSSFHIFLYGVTARGPISVNASGVKSKDLKITYHEVLKITKNFERVLGKGGFGTVYYGNLDDTQVAVKMLSHSSAQGYKEFKAEVDLLSRVHHRHLVGLVGYCDDGDNLALIYEYMANGDLSENMSGKRGGNVLTWENRMQIAVEAAQGLEYLHNGCQPPMVHRDVKTTNILLNERYGAKLADFGLTRSFPIDGDCQISTAVAGTPGYLDPEYNKTNSLSEKSDVYSFGVVLLQIITNQPVIDKTRERTHIIEWAVLMLTKGDLRNIIDPKLMGDYDTNGAWKMVELALACVNPSSDRRPTMAHVVMELNECMALENARKQGSEEMSSRGYVNFSLSSASEFIPRAR; encoded by the exons atgcatttCGCAGAAATACATAATCTTGAAGCTAATGATATCAGAGAGTTCAACATTACTTATAATGGTGGCAAAAATTGGTTCCCCTATTATAGGCCTCGGAAACTCCAAATGAGAACATTGTATAACCCAAGAGCTTTGAATTCTCCAGATGGGAAATTCAATTTCTCTTTTGTAATGACTGGGAACTCAACTCTTCCTCCTCTTATCAACGCCCTCGAGATTTACAACGTCTTAAACTTTCTACAGCTCGACACGAGCCAAGATGAAG TTTCTGCTATGGTTAACATCAAGCAAAGTTACGAGTTGAAGGAAAAGGTTAGCTGGCAGGGAGATCCATGTGCTCCTCAGTTTTTACACTGGGAAGGTTTAAAGTGCAGTTATCCAAAAGCTGATTCACCAATGATCATATCCTT GAACTTGACAGACAGCAAATTGACTGGTCGCATAACACCTGAATTTGCCAAGCTAACACAGTTGATAGAGCT AGATTTATCAAAGAATGATTTGTCAGGAGATATTCCAGCGTTTTTTGCTGATATGAAGTTGTTGAAACTCAT AAACTTAAGTGGAAATCCAAATCTCAATAGCACAATTCCAGATTCTCTTCAACAAAGGTTACACAGAAATTCTTTAACACTAAT TTTGAGTGAAACTTACAGAAAAGAGAGTAAAAAGGTTCCAGTGGTTGCTATCGCAATGTCAGTGGCCGGAGTGTTTGCTTTGCTAGTCATCTTGGCCATCATTTTCGTtgttagaagaagaaaaaagaaatgtaCGATTTTTGATTTTAGTCACACTcacgtatttttttttattttagtttcttcATTTCACATATTTTTATACGGTGTTACAGCTCGAGGACCCATATCAGTCAATGCCAGTGGAGTTAAAAGTAAGGACCTCAAGATCACATATCACGAGGTGctgaaaataactaaaaacttTGAGAGAGTTCTTGGCAAAGGAGGCTTTGGTACAGTATATTATGGAAACTTGGATGATACTCAAGTAGCTGTTAAAATGCTCTCTCATTCATCAGCTCAAGGGTACAAGGAGTTCAAAGCAGAG GTTGACCTTCTTTCAAGAGTTCATCACAGACATTTGGTGGGACttgttggatactgtgatgatGGAGATAACTTGGCTTTGATCTATGAATACATGGCAAATGGAGACCTGAGTGAGAACATGTCGG GAAAACGCGGGGGCAACGTCCTAACCTGGGAAAACAGGATGCAAATTGCCGTAGAGGCAGCACAAG GGTTAGAGTATCTTCACAATGGATGTCAGCCTCCTATGGTCCATAGAGATGTGAAAACTACCAACATTTTATTGAATGAGCGATATGGAGCTAAATTAGCTGACTTTGGGCTCACTAGATCTTTTCCAATCGATGGCGATTGCCAAATATCGACTGCAGTTGCGGGCACACCTGGTTACCTGGACCCCGA gtacaacaaaacaaactcgcTGAGTGAGAAGAGCGACGTATACAGCTTTGGTGTAGTGCTGTTACAAATCATCACAAACCAACCTGTTATAGATAAAACCCGGGAGAGAACCCACATCATTGAATGGGCTGTGTTAATGCTCACTAAAGGAGACCTCAGGAACATCATCGACCCCAAACTGATGGGGGACTATGACACAAACGGTGCGTGGAAGATGGTAGAGCTGGCTCTGGCTTGTGTGAACCCGTCTTCCGACCGGAGACCAACAATGGCACACGTTGTGATGGAGCTAAACGAGTGTATGGCCTTGGAAAATGCAAGGAAACAAGGTAGCGAAGAGATGTCCTCGAGAGGTTATGTCAACTTCAGTCTCTCCTCTGCTTCTGAGTTTATCCCTAGAGCCAGATAA
- the LOC106386076 gene encoding disease resistance protein RPS6-like isoform X1, whose amino-acid sequence MAYSSSFSSHNWSYDVFPSFSGGDVRKTFMSHFLKELDRKLIIAFKDNEIKKSRSLDPELTKAIKDSRIAVVIFSTNYASSSWCLNELLEIVKCKEECGQVVIPVFYGLDPSHVRKQTGDFGKIFNKTCQNKTEDKIIRWREALTGVANIFGYHSVTWANEAKMVEEIADDVLDKLNLSPSDEFEDFVGIEDHIREMSSLLHLDSKEVKMVGIWGPSGIGKTTIARALFSRLSRRFQNSVFIDKVFISKSMEVHRGANLCDYNMKLHLQRAFLAEVLDKRDIKIDHIGAVGKMLRHRKALIFIDDLDDQDVLEALAGRIQWFGSGSRIIVVTKDKHLLRAHGIDHIYEVSLPSYKLAVEMFCRYAFRKSSPPDGFAKLASEVVLRAGSLPLGLNVLGSSLRGRDVEDWPDMLPRLRNGLDGKIGRTLRVSYNGLNNKKDEAIFRHIACLFNGKEVDHIKMMLADSDLDVHIGLKNLVDKSLVHVREDNVVMHSLLQEMGEEIVHSQSDEPGEREFLIDSKDICHVFENNTGTKKVLGIALNMDTIKTLHVYENAFRRMCNLRFLEFDSQSHYMLGRAGQSHLPENFSYLPSSLKLLCWYGYPMRCMPSKFCPENLVMLKMRISMLEKLWEGVVLLPCLKEINLWGSSNLKVIPDLSKATNLERLYLGLCSSLLELSSSVRDLKKLRVLLMNLCVKVETIPAGIYLNSLVHLDLEGCSRFKTFPEIAEQDLTHTNLKSEKLREVVHKVCSCSKL is encoded by the exons ATGGCTtattcttcttcattctcttctCATAATTGGTCATATGACGTTTTTCCAAGCTTCAGCGGAGGAGATGTCCGCAAGACATTCATGAGCCACTTTCTGAAGGAGCTAGATCGGAAACTTATCATTGCTTTCAAAGATAACGAGATCAAGAAAAGCCGATCGCTTGATCCCGAGCTTACAAAGGCGATCAAGGATTCAAGGATTGCAGTGGTCATTTTCTCCACAAACTACGCCTCTTCAAGCTGGTGTTTAAATGAGTTGCTTGAGATCGTGAAGTGCAAGGAAGAGTGTGGTCAAGTGGTCATACCAGTTTTCTACGGTTTGGATCCTTCCCACGTGAGGAAACAGACCGGAGACTTTGGGAAGATCTTTAACAAGACATGCCAAAATAAAACAGAGGACAAGATCATTCGATGGAGGGAAGCTTTGACTGGTGTAGCTAACATCTTTGGATATCATAGTGTCACCTG gGCTAACGAAGCAAAGATGGTCGAAGAAATAGCGGATGATGTTTTGGATAAATTGAATTTATCTCCATCAGATGAGTTTGAGGATTTTGTTGGAATTGAAGATCACATCAGAGAGATGAGTTCATTGCTGCACTTGGATTCCAAGGAGGTAAAAATGGTCGGGATATGGGGTCCCTCCGGAATTGGCAAAACTACCATTGCAAGAGCTCTATTTAGTCGGCTCTCTCGCCGGTTCCAAAATAGTGTTTTCATAGACAAGGTTTTCATATCCAAGAGCATGGAGGTTCATAGAGGAGCTAATCTATGTGACTATAACATGAAGCTGCACTTGCAACGAGCTTTTTTGGCTGAAGTTTTAGATAAGAGAGATATAAAGATAGATCATATAGGTGCAGTGGGAAAGATGCTAAGGCACCGAAAAGCTCTTATCTTTATTGATGATTTGGATGATCAAGATGTGCTAGAAGCCTTAGCAGGAAGAATTCAATGGTTTGGAAGTGGGAGTCGAATAATTGTGGTTACAAAAGATAAGCATTTATTAAGGGCGCATGGGATTGATCACATTTACGAGGTCTCTCTCCCATCTTATAAACTCGCAGTGGAGATGTTTTGTCGATATGCTTTTAGAAAAAGTTCTCCACCTGATGGTTTTGCGAAGCTTGCTTCTGAAGTTGTATTGCGTGCAGGTAGCCTTCCATTGGGTCTTAACGTTTTGGGTTCTAGTTTACGGGGTAGGGACGTAGAAGATTGGCCGGATATGCTGCCGAGGCTTCGGAATGGTTTGGATGGAAAAATTGGAAGAACATTAAGAGTCAGCTACAACGGATTAAACAACAAGAAAGATGAAGCAATATTTCGCCACATTGCATGTCTTTTCAATGGTAAGGAAGTCGATCACATAAAGATGATGCTAGCAGATAGTGACCTAGATGTTCATATTGGGCTTAAGAATTTAGTCGATAAGTCTCTTGTACATGTAAGAGAAGATAATGTGGTAATGCACTCTTTGCTACAAGAAATGGGTGAAGAGATTGTTCATTCACAGTCCGATGAGCCTGGAGAACGAGAATTCCTTATTGATTCGAAGGATATTTGCCATGTGTTTGAAAATAACACT GGTACTAAAAAGGTTTTGGGTATAGCACTGAATATGGATACGATTAAAACTCTTCATGTATACGAGAATGCGTTCAGAAGGATGTGTAATCTCCGTTTCTTAGAGTTTGACTCGCAAAGCCATTATATGTTAGGAAGAGCGGGTCAATCACATTTACCAGAAAACTTCAGCTATTTACCCTCTAGTCTCAAATTATTGTGTTGGTACGGGTATCCAATGAGATGTATGCCTTCTAAGTTTTGTCCTGAAAACCTCGTTATGCTAAAAATGCGGATAAGCATGCTCGAAAAGCTGTGGGAAGGAGTTGTG TTGCTTCCATGTCTCAAGGAAATAAATTTGTGGGGATCTTCAAACCTCAAAGTAATCCCGGATCTTTCAAAAGCCACAAATCTTGAGAGACTTTATCTTGGGCTTTGCTCAAGTTTGTTGGAGCTTTCTTCTTCGGTTCGAGATCTAAAAAAACTGAGAGTTCTGCTGATGAATTTATGCGTAAAAGTGGAGACTATTCCAGCCGGCATTTATCTCAACTCTCTCGTGCACCTTGATCTCGAGGGATGCTCAAGGTTTAAGACTTTTCCCGAAATCGCAGAGCAAGATCTAACACATACAAACCTAAAGAGTGAGAAACTAAGGGAAGTAGTGCATAAGGTATGTAGTTGTTCTAAACTTTAA
- the LOC106386076 gene encoding disease resistance protein RPS6-like isoform X2 has translation MAYSSSFSSHNWSYDVFPSFSGGDVRKTFMSHFLKELDRKLIIAFKDNEIKKSRSLDPELTKAIKDSRIAVVIFSTNYASSSWCLNELLEIVKCKEECGQVVIPVFYGLDPSHVRKQTGDFGKIFNKTCQNKTEDKIIRWREALTGVANIFGYHSVTWANEAKMVEEIADDVLDKLNLSPSDEFEDFVGIEDHIREMSSLLHLDSKEVKMVGIWGPSGIGKTTIARALFSRLSRRFQNSVFIDKVFISKSMEVHRGANLCDYNMKLHLQRAFLAEVLDKRDIKIDHIGAVGKMLRHRKALIFIDDLDDQDVLEALAGRIQWFGSGSRIIVVTKDKHLLRAHGIDHIYEVAFHWVLTFWVLVYGVGT, from the exons ATGGCTtattcttcttcattctcttctCATAATTGGTCATATGACGTTTTTCCAAGCTTCAGCGGAGGAGATGTCCGCAAGACATTCATGAGCCACTTTCTGAAGGAGCTAGATCGGAAACTTATCATTGCTTTCAAAGATAACGAGATCAAGAAAAGCCGATCGCTTGATCCCGAGCTTACAAAGGCGATCAAGGATTCAAGGATTGCAGTGGTCATTTTCTCCACAAACTACGCCTCTTCAAGCTGGTGTTTAAATGAGTTGCTTGAGATCGTGAAGTGCAAGGAAGAGTGTGGTCAAGTGGTCATACCAGTTTTCTACGGTTTGGATCCTTCCCACGTGAGGAAACAGACCGGAGACTTTGGGAAGATCTTTAACAAGACATGCCAAAATAAAACAGAGGACAAGATCATTCGATGGAGGGAAGCTTTGACTGGTGTAGCTAACATCTTTGGATATCATAGTGTCACCTG gGCTAACGAAGCAAAGATGGTCGAAGAAATAGCGGATGATGTTTTGGATAAATTGAATTTATCTCCATCAGATGAGTTTGAGGATTTTGTTGGAATTGAAGATCACATCAGAGAGATGAGTTCATTGCTGCACTTGGATTCCAAGGAGGTAAAAATGGTCGGGATATGGGGTCCCTCCGGAATTGGCAAAACTACCATTGCAAGAGCTCTATTTAGTCGGCTCTCTCGCCGGTTCCAAAATAGTGTTTTCATAGACAAGGTTTTCATATCCAAGAGCATGGAGGTTCATAGAGGAGCTAATCTATGTGACTATAACATGAAGCTGCACTTGCAACGAGCTTTTTTGGCTGAAGTTTTAGATAAGAGAGATATAAAGATAGATCATATAGGTGCAGTGGGAAAGATGCTAAGGCACCGAAAAGCTCTTATCTTTATTGATGATTTGGATGATCAAGATGTGCTAGAAGCCTTAGCAGGAAGAATTCAATGGTTTGGAAGTGGGAGTCGAATAATTGTGGTTACAAAAGATAAGCATTTATTAAGGGCGCATGGGATTGATCACATTTACGAG GTAGCCTTCCATTGGGTCTTAACGTTTTGGGTTCTAGTTTACGGGGTAGGGACGTAG